The genomic window GAGCTCGGTGCGCATGTGATCGGCGATGGCCCACCCAAGGGCCTTTTTCGAGTGTTCGTCCTTGATGGCGCACAGGTACATATAGCCCTCTCCGCAGGTCAGGTACGTGATGTCCGAGGTCCACACCGCATCGACGTGCCCTTGATCGAACCGGCGCTGGACCAGGTCGTCGGGGAACGAGTCGACCACGGTGGTGCGGATCTTGAACGTGCGGGGGCTGATCCCGACGATGCCGAGGGAGCGCATGATCTTCGCGACGGTTTTCTCGGTGATGACCTCGCCCCGGTCATGGAGTTCGGCGGTGATTCGGCGTGCTCCGTAGACGCTTAGATCGGAACCGGGGACTGGTCCGCAGCGCAGAATTCGGTACAGATTGGGGTGGAGTTGGCGACCACCCACCAGAACGAGCTGCTCCGCTACCAGTTCATCGCGTATGACGGCCTCCGCGCGGCGTGTGCCGGGGATGTCGTCCATGCTCGGGCGTGTGCGGCCGAGGTCGGCGCATGGGCAGGGCCGCGACGACTGGGCTTGTTGCTCGGCTTCGTACATCGTGCGAGCGTTCTCGTTGCCCTCGCTGACGGCGACTACGTGAGGCCTACGCTGCAGCTCTCCGCATCACGCCAGCCGGCGAGTTCCGGCCGTATCGCATGCGGCGATCGATGTTCTGTTGGACTGAGGCATAGCCGCTGCGCATGTGCATCAACATGATTCGGTACGGGCCCACATCGTCGAGGCCGAGCGGTTGAGGCTCCGTGACATTTCTCCTCGGCTCAAGGCGGTGGTGACCGCTGTCGATGCGATGACAGCCCCCGACTCCGAGGCAAGCGTGTTGTACGTCGAGGCCATGGATAGTCCAGGTTTGGCCGAGTTCCCGTTCGACCGCAGCAAGATTCGACTGTCGTACGGCATGTGGTTGCGGCGTCGACGGCACACCGCGGAGGCTCGGGAGATGCTGACCCTCGCAGCCGAAGGGTTCGAGCACCTCGGCGCACTGCCGTGGGCCAGCCGCGCGAGGACAGAGTTGCGTGCTGCCGGTGGAGGACTGCAACGGTCGGATGCCCTCACTACTCAAGAACACAAGATTGCCGAACTCGCCGCTGCGGGCCTGTCCAACAAGGAGATTGCAACCGAGCTCTTCCTGTCACCTCGGACAGTGGGGGCTCATTTGTATCGGATATTCCCCAAATTGGGTGTGAAGTCTCGCGCGGGCCTCGGTCAAGCGTTGCGAGACGTGCCTGAGCGGTAGCAACTAGAGTCCCGATTAACACACCCCTCACACGCCGAAACGGTTGTTCAGCGACCCCGCCAATTGCGTCGAGCATGACGTGCGACCGGTGGCAATCTCGGCTACGATCTGCCGAGGGATGTCTGGGGAGGCATAGTGGGGGAATCTGTTGTCATGGTCGTACCCGACCACGTTCTCGAGGCCGGTCGATTCGTTCGCGAGGTCTCGAGCGAACTGATGTCTGGACTCGACTCCGTCGCTCACGACGTCAATCAGCTGCTAGAGACGTGGAACGGACGGGCCGCAGATGCATACGAGGCCGGCTGGTCGGATGTCCAGGTAGGTGCCTGTGAGATTCTCGACGCCCTCGCCGGCATGTCGGAGTTGTTGGGTGCGACCACTGAGAATTATCAACGAGCCGAATTGAACAACGCCGAGCACACGTCGGTTTTGAATGGACTTCTTTGATGGCTAGATTTATTGTCGATCTCGAAGAGCTCGATGCGACTGTGGTGAGGCTGGGCGCATAAGTCGAGTACCTGGAGGACAAGCTCGGCGCACTTGATCACCGAGTCGCTTCCTTACGCGATAGCTGGACGGGTGACGCGGCGGAAGCGCACCGTACCGCCCATACCGAATGGGCCGCCGGTGCGCACCAGATGCGCGAGGGCGTCGATTCAATGCGAAGAGTTGCCCGGACAGCTCGCGATAGCTATCAATCAGCCGTCGCCGCGAATCTGCGAATGTTCAGGGCGTAGCGTTGGCTCCGGTCACGGTGCTCAAGGTCGACTCCGAGCACTTCTATTTCGCCGCGACCGGATGTTCGGCAGCAGCACAGAGGCTTTCGACGGGGTACCAGAAGGTCACATCGTCACTTGCAGGTTGCGTTTCAATGGGCGGCAGTGACGACGCGGGCTCGATGTGGGGGACGGACTACGACGCGCAGGTCCGCGATGTGCTTACTGCGGCAAACGATTTGATCCTGGCCTTCGACAACCATGCACGGCTGTTCGTGCAGGCCGGACGAAATCATGCACTTGCCGAGCACGGAGCAACTTTAGGTGACAACTCATCGCTTGCGCTTCCACCGGACCCCGAATCGGCGAGTCCGATCAGTCCGACCAATCCGGCCTCCGCAGTCGGTCAAGGTAACTCGGGGCTGCAGGCTTCTCAAGAGTTGATCGATGAGATAGGCATGCCCTGTCCGAACGGTGACGTCGACAAACTCGCAGCCGCAGCGAGACTATGGGACGAGGTCGCGCAATACATCGTCGACGACGCAGCTAACGTCGTCTCTCATTTCATCGAGGATCTCGATCAGGTCCGCTCCCCGGAAGTCGAATTCGCGATTGCAGACTGCGAGACGCTTCTTTCGCTGCTCGCTGACCTCGGCGATGCATCCCGAGGATTGGCGCAGTCGTGTCGGGAACACCGCGATGCAATTGAGGAGACCCGCTACCAGATAGTTCCGATACTTGACAGCCTGGCAATCGAGCTGGGCATCACGGTGGCGGTCACCGTGCTGGCCGCATTCGTAAGCTTTGGGGCCTCAGCTATCGCGGGAAGTGCAAACGTATCCCGAGCGATTGCGGCTGCAGGCCGGCTCATTCGACCGGTACTGACTGCTCTGCACTCCAAGGTCCCACGATTCCTGGCCCGCGAACGAGTTGCAGAGCGCCCAGCCCGGATCTCGAAGGAATCGCAGGCGCTGCGGCAGAAGACCCAGCACCAGGCAGACAACGCAGCCCAACCACAGAAAGCGACTACATCGCCTTCAGCTGGAGGGCGTCCGCCCGGCGCCAAGGATGATTGGGTCGCACGTACCGCGGACAATGGAAAGGGAACCGTGTGGCAGCGGCCCGGCGCAGCCGAGAATGGAACGAACGCAGCTGAACGCCGCGCCGACTCGATTCGTATCATGGACGGCGACGGACGGTATCCAAACGGGTACGTGCGGTTTACAGACGAACATGGCCAATACCTCGACATCAACGGGAAGCCGGGTCCGCGGAACTCGCCGGAAACCCACATCCCGAGGAACCAGGATGGTTCCTACCCGACCCCGCCAGGATGGTAGCGATGCAACTTGGACTGGATGGACAACGGCTAGCCAGAGTGCTCGTCGACTTCGACCTCTATCTCGAGTTCGAAAGCGGGGACACCATCGCACTCAGCGACTTTTCGATCAACGGACCGCGAGACTCGGCCACTGGTGCGTTGAACGTCGGATTCGGAAACATCGCGCAGGGTCTCGCTGCCTTGTTGCAACTGATCGGTACAACGTGCGCAGCGGCGGAGACCAACGATTCCGGTGACCTCACCGTCATATTCGTCGATGGCACCAAGATATCGGCCCCACATAGCGATGGCGAGGCGTGGGAGTTCAGCGGATCGGACGGTCGACACATCATCTCGGGCCCGGAAGGTGACCTGTCGACATGGGCGATGAAATGAAAAATGTATCCGTTGCGGTTGGCCCGACGGTGGGTAGCACGGTCGTGCGCGAAGCCCTCGATTCCGGATTCACCCTGTACTTTTCCGACCACAGTTCGATATCTGTCGCCGGAACATTCGGATTCCGCAGCGCTGACGGTGAGAGCTCGACCTTAACTGCGTCTCCGATTGGCCTCGCCGCGCACACATCCAGACTCGTAGCTCTCATTGGAATGGAGGTGGGTGCGATCAATTCGGACGGGGACGACGCGATCGCACTTGTTTTCACATCAGGCATCACTCTCGTCGTCCCACGATCTGGAAGCTCGTCGAT from Rhodococcus sp. P1Y includes these protein-coding regions:
- a CDS encoding IS3 family transposase → MDDIPGTRRAEAVIRDELVAEQLVLVGGRQLHPNLYRILRCGPVPGSDLSVYGARRITAELHDRGEVITEKTVAKIMRSLGIVGISPRTFKIRTTVVDSFPDDLVQRRFDQGHVDAVWTSDITYLTCGEGYMYLCAIKDEHSKKALGWAIADHMRTELVLEALDMGVAGRGGDVAGTIMHSDRGSQYTAEIIKEACERYGLRRSMGETGICWDNAGAESLWSTFKHEYYYRHTFAYRTELVAAVDNWMNFYNTRRRHSTTGMLSPHSYEQSLNAPIMAA
- a CDS encoding helix-turn-helix transcriptional regulator, producing MHQHDSVRAHIVEAERLRLRDISPRLKAVVTAVDAMTAPDSEASVLYVEAMDSPGLAEFPFDRSKIRLSYGMWLRRRRHTAEAREMLTLAAEGFEHLGALPWASRARTELRAAGGGLQRSDALTTQEHKIAELAAAGLSNKEIATELFLSPRTVGAHLYRIFPKLGVKSRAGLGQALRDVPER
- a CDS encoding WXG100 family type VII secretion target, producing the protein MGESVVMVVPDHVLEAGRFVREVSSELMSGLDSVAHDVNQLLETWNGRAADAYEAGWSDVQVGACEILDALAGMSELLGATTENYQRAELNNAEHTSVLNGLL
- a CDS encoding WXG100 family type VII secretion target, which gives rise to MEDKLGALDHRVASLRDSWTGDAAEAHRTAHTEWAAGAHQMREGVDSMRRVARTARDSYQSAVAANLRMFRA
- a CDS encoding DUF6188 family protein, producing MQLGLDGQRLARVLVDFDLYLEFESGDTIALSDFSINGPRDSATGALNVGFGNIAQGLAALLQLIGTTCAAAETNDSGDLTVIFVDGTKISAPHSDGEAWEFSGSDGRHIISGPEGDLSTWAMK